From a region of the Triticum aestivum cultivar Chinese Spring chromosome 7D, IWGSC CS RefSeq v2.1, whole genome shotgun sequence genome:
- the LOC123168380 gene encoding uncharacterized protein: MVAEMGEAAPVAMVEAEVVPGAEGSHGEALMVLETLASSSLACSVPQFPTKWNSVKDKLRQLCSGLSLLRSNGGDGEEDEEEVEGGEGHHVLAQFLHSASATVRGILDVASQCSDGTYGGGRLRLRSDMDGLTAKLEAHVRQLKEMASTGASRSPSQAIVAVRPGADAGVGEKRFFLKDLFSRIRIGGPVQRAQALATIAELMSEDEACVRVVALDVDDGVAVLAGFLESRDPRIQEEAAGAVAVVAGSDSYRGMLVKAGVVAPLVQMLENAGGVGGATALARERAAQALRELTENSDNVWAVCAHGGVTTLLHACADAGSGGRLLSSSFAVLRNLSRVEEVKMFMVEQGVVTELVKLSQKMEEVRKLGAVELLHAMALDDADVREEAIGMGVIQSLLQLIYPDLPYSYKAREVALAAIWFFCFSSASSIDDLTSSDVLGWLLHYLNNGDYAVLDCTLKILRHLAEASEEYSRMMARAGYFAALAGLLAAKSFRVREMAAQVLSSLLALHGNRVIFMQDGDNLDRLLQLLNPSEGKLMAKGLILSAVTSLAETGAGRKKIVSSEHFGSLKELADSGDPDAKKVVKKIANSSRLQSMFSKIWSA, encoded by the coding sequence ATGGTTGCGGAGATGGGAGAAGCAGCACCGGTAGCAATGGTGGAGGCAGAGGTGGTGCCAGGGGCAGAGGGCAGCCATGGCGAGGCGCTGATGGTGCTCGAGACTCTGGCGTCGTCTTCCCTGGCCTGCTCCGTCCCGCAGTTCCCGACCAAGTGGAATTCCGTCAAGGACAAGCTCCGGCAGCTCTGCTCCGGCCTCAGTTTGCTGCGCAGCaatggcggcgacggcgaggaggatgaggaggaggtggaggggggaGAAGGGCATCACGTGCTGGCTCAGTTCCTGCACTCTGCTTCGGCCACCGTGAGGGGCATCCTGGATGTGGCCTCGCAGTGCAGCGACGGCACGTACGGCGGCGGGCGGCTGCGCCTGCGGAGCGACATGGACGGCCTGACCGCCAAGCTGGAGGCGCACGTGCGGCAGCTCAAGGAGATGGCCTCCACCGGCGCGTCCAGGTCGCCGTCGCAGGCCATCGTCGCGGTGCGGCCGGGCGCCGACGCGGGCGTGGGCGAGAAGCGGTTCTTCCTCAAGGACCTCTTCTCCCGGATCAGGATCGGCGGGCCGGTGCAGCGGGCGCAGGCGCTGGCCACCATCGCCGAGCTCATGTCGGAGGACGAGGCGTGCGTGCGGGTCGTGGCGCTCGACGTCGACGACGGCGTCGCCGTGCTCGCCGGCTTCCTCGAGTCGCGGGACCCGCGCATCCAGGAGGAGGCCGCGGGCGCCGTGGCCGTCGTGGCGGGCTCCGACTCGTACCGAGGCATGCTGGTCAAGGCCGGCGTGGTCGCGCCGCTGGTGCAGATGCTGGAGAACGCGGGCGGCGTGGGCGGCGCCACGGCGCTCGCCAGGGAGCGCGCGGCGCAGGCGCTGCGGGAGCTGACGGAGAACTCGGACAACGTGTGGGCCGTGTGCGCGCACGGCGGCGTCACGACGCTCCTCCACGCCTGCGCCGACGCCGGCAGCGGGGGGCGGCTGCTTAGCTCCTCCTTCGCCGTCCTCCGCAACCTGAGCAGGGTGGAGGAAGTCAAGATGTTCATGGTGGAGCAGGGCGTGGTGACCGAGCTGGTGAAGCTCTcgcagaagatggaggaggtgcGCAAGCTGGGCGCCGTGGAGCTGCTGCACGCCATGGCGCTCGACGACGCCGACGTGAGGGAGGAGGCCATCGGCATGGGGGTGATCCAGTCGCTCCTCCAGCTGATATACCCGGACCTCCCCTACTCCTACAAGGCGCGCGAGGTGGCCCTCGCCGCCATCTGGTTCTTCTGCTTCTCCTCGGCGAGCTCCATCGACGACCTGACCAGCTCCGACGTGCTGGGCTGGCTGCTCCACTACCTCAACAACGGCGACTACGCCGTGCTCGACTGCACGCTCAAGATCCTCCGCCACCTCGCGGAGGCCTCGGAGGAGTACAGCCGGATGATGGCCCGGGCCGGGTACTTCGCCGCGCTCGCCGGCCTGCTCGCCGCGAAGTCCTTCCGGGTGCGCGAGATGGCGGCGCAGGTGCTGTCCAGCCTGCTGGCGCTGCACGGGAACCGGGTCATCTTCATGCAGGACGGCGACAACCTGGACCGGCTGCTGCAGCTGCTCAACCCGTCCGAGGGCAAGCTGATGGCCAAGGGGCTCATCCTCTCCGCCGTCACGTCGCTGGCCGAGACCGGCGCCGGGAGGAAGAAGATCGTGTCGTCGGAGCACTTCGGGAGCCTCAAGGAGCTCGCCGACTCCGGCGACCCCGACGCCAAGAAGGTCGTCAAGAAGATCGCCAACAGCAGCAGGCTGCAGTCCATGTTCAGCAAGATATGGAGCGCCTAA
- the LOC123166935 gene encoding Holliday junction resolvase MOC1, chloroplastic yields the protein MMEEDPLIPLVHVWNNAAFDSSNSASSNAWHAHATPVRRGEKENRRPAETDDADAEIARIEAEILRLSSRLHHLRVSRGHDANAQPTGTRPRGRALGLAPLDDDLPAAAADPDNLLLLPEKQQPPSAAQKPKPAAKQQFPASRGGRGLSIGPLDIAAANPTKAPAARQQPQPQPQQGAAASRILRPIKEPPVQRRRGVSLGPLEIQHGVSGTKPAAAAAARAKPFPSKLNAIREEGLASRQQPAVPAKLWPSSNARQPLDSSKQGTAASRAKARSSSMSPRARRQSIARATNSARGGVAAFGAAKVVADELTPKAAMNHTGNTSTCRRPAGSSKVRVVPSRYSLMPGASLGAATQDRRRKESLPGSTGGAGQKEETKAMPTEPVDDDLSPESLDKVAELLPRIRTMPPSDGTPRDSGCAKRAADLVGKRSFFAAAAAGEGSAISSYQARVLEAEAPEEATAAAAAEALSDEAAA from the coding sequence ATGATGGAGGAGGACCCGCTGATCCCGCTGGTGCACGTGTGGAACAACGCCGCCTTCGACTCCTCCAACTCCGCCTCCTCCAACGCCTGGCACGCGCACGCCACGCCCGTGCGCAGGGGCGAGAAGGAGAACCGCCGCCCCGCTGAgaccgacgacgccgacgccgagatcgCGCGCATCGAGGCCGAGATCCTGCGCCTCTCctcgcgcctccaccacctccgcgtcTCCAGGGGCCACGACGCCAACGCCCAGCCCACCGGGACGCGGCCGCGGGGGAGGGCGCTCGGCCTCGCCCCCCTCGACGAcgacctccccgccgccgccgcggacccCGACAACCTGCTCCTCCTCCCGGAGAAGCAGCAGCCCCCGTCTGCCGCGCAGAAGCCCAAGCCCGCCGCCAAGCAGCAGTTCCCGGCGTCGCGGGGCGGCAGGGGACTCAGCATCGGCCCGCTCGACATCGCCGCCGCGAACCCCACCAAGGCACCCGCGGCACGccagcagccgcagccgcagccgcagcagggCGCCGCGGCCAGCCGCATCCTGAGGCCGATCAAGGAGCCGCCCGTGCAGCGCCGCAGGGGCGTCAGCCTCGGGCCCTTGGAGATCCAGCACGGCGTCAGCGGCACCAAGCCCGCCGCGGCGGCCGCGGCACGCGCCAAGCCGTTCCCCAGCAAGCTGAACGCCATCCGCGAAGAAGGGCTGGCTTCCAGGCAGCAGCCCGCGGTCCCCGCCAAGCTCTGGCCGTCGAGCAACGCCAGGCAGCCGCTGGACAGCAGCAAGCAGGGAACCGCGGCGAGCAGGGCCAAAGCGAGGAGCTCCAGCATGAGCCCCAGGGCGAGGAGGCAGTCCATTGCCAGGGCCACGAACAGCGCCAGGGGAGGCGTCGCTGCGTTCGGGGCCGCCAAGGTGGTGGCCGACGAGCTCACGCCCAAAGCTGCGATGAACCACACCGGCAACACGTCCACCTGCAGGAGGCCGGCAGGGAGCTCCAAGGTCAGGGTCGTCCCCAGCCGCTACAGCCTCATGCCCGGCGCCTCCCTCGGAGCTGCAACACAAGACAGGCGCCGCAAGGAGTCTCTCCCGGGGTCGACAGGGGGCGCAGGCCAGAAGGAGGAGACCAAGGCGATGCCCACTGAGCCTGTCGACGATGATCTCTCTCCTGAATCACTCGACAAGGTTGCTGAACTGCTCCCGAGGATCAGGACCATGCCGCCTTCCGACGGGACTCCCCGCGACTCCGGGTGCGCGAAGCGGGCAGCCGATCTGGTGGGGAAGCGATCCTTCTTCGCGGCGGCCGCAGCGGGCGAGGGCAGTGCCATTTCCTCCTACCAGGCGCGGGTCCTCGAAGCCGAGGCACCGGAGGAGGCAACAGCAGCTGCAGCAGCAGAGGCCTTGAGCGATGAGGCAGCAGCATGA